The following coding sequences are from one Natrarchaeobaculum sulfurireducens window:
- a CDS encoding DUF7838 family putative zinc beta-ribbon protein produces the protein MELDHHCPACGEEKTFYRAASTTLHLGEKVKWHCPDCDYGFVRINGDGAGIDTSAADA, from the coding sequence ATGGAACTCGACCACCACTGTCCCGCCTGCGGAGAGGAAAAGACGTTTTACCGTGCTGCAAGCACGACGTTGCACCTCGGCGAGAAAGTCAAGTGGCACTGTCCGGACTGCGACTATGGATTCGTCCGAATCAACGGCGATGGGGCCGGGATCGACACGAGTGCAGCTGACGCCTAA
- the radB gene encoding DNA repair and recombination protein RadB, which yields MNDEAIPTGCSSVDELLGGGFERGTVTQIYGPPASGKTNLALSAAVETAVADGTVVYIDTEGVSVDRFEQLLSSRAVGSTPAQPSVDATPGPVSDGDVPDVETLASRIVIEDALSFEEQAEAVRDAEAFAERADLIVLDSATGFYRLERTGDGDGGEALRSVARQVTHLLSLARKHDIAVVLTNQVFSDPDADRTRALGGNTLEHWTGVVLRLERFRGGNRRATLEKHRSKPAGESVQFRITDDGLESGDDPVRH from the coding sequence GTGAACGACGAGGCGATTCCGACCGGCTGTTCGTCGGTCGACGAGCTGCTGGGAGGCGGGTTCGAGCGCGGGACCGTCACGCAGATCTACGGCCCACCGGCGTCCGGCAAGACCAACCTCGCGCTGTCGGCGGCGGTCGAGACGGCCGTCGCCGACGGGACCGTGGTCTATATCGACACCGAAGGTGTTTCGGTAGATCGCTTCGAGCAACTGCTCTCGTCGCGCGCAGTTGGTTCGACACCCGCACAGCCGTCGGTCGACGCCACCCCGGGCCCCGTCTCCGATGGCGACGTCCCGGACGTCGAAACGCTTGCCTCGAGGATCGTCATCGAAGACGCACTCTCGTTCGAGGAACAGGCCGAAGCCGTCCGCGACGCGGAGGCGTTCGCCGAGCGGGCCGACCTGATCGTTCTGGATAGCGCCACCGGCTTTTACCGACTCGAGCGCACGGGCGACGGCGACGGCGGCGAGGCGCTTCGCAGCGTCGCCCGACAGGTGACACACCTCCTCTCGCTCGCGCGAAAACACGATATCGCGGTCGTGCTCACGAACCAGGTGTTCAGCGATCCCGACGCCGACCGGACGCGGGCGCTCGGCGGCAATACGTTAGAACACTGGACCGGCGTCGTCCTCAGGCTTGAGCGCTTTCGTGGTGGGAACCGTCGGGCAACGCTCGAGAAGCACCGCTCGAAACCGGCTGGCGAGTCCGTCCAGTTTCGGATCACCGACGACGGACTCGAGAGCGGTGACGACCCCGTCCGGCACTGA
- a CDS encoding glycosyltransferase: MNDKEFSVLMAVYRGDNSQQIDSAIKSVFKQTVIPTEVVVVADGPLPDKITSTLEKYELAYPDTVRVVHLESNQGLGAALRVGVEVCSYDLVARMDADDISVEDRFEHQINYLCENPEVDILGGYIEEFVENPTNSKQIRSVPTDPKTLESNAKFRCPVNHPSVMFRRNSVLEAGNYRPLAGLEDYELWIRMLNQGYLISNLSKVLVKCRAGKALYERRGGVEYAIHELQIQKEFLTRGIVPLPVFLINIAIRVPIRLLPNRLRAIIYEIFLRDDI, encoded by the coding sequence ATGAACGATAAAGAATTCTCTGTACTAATGGCCGTGTACAGGGGAGACAACTCACAACAAATTGACAGCGCTATAAAAAGTGTTTTTAAACAGACAGTGATTCCAACAGAAGTTGTTGTTGTTGCTGATGGTCCATTACCGGATAAAATTACTTCGACTCTCGAAAAATATGAGCTGGCCTATCCCGATACGGTTCGAGTAGTCCACCTTGAGTCCAATCAGGGGTTAGGTGCAGCACTTCGAGTAGGCGTTGAAGTTTGTTCGTATGATCTCGTCGCTAGAATGGACGCTGACGATATTTCGGTTGAAGACCGGTTTGAACATCAAATAAATTATCTTTGTGAGAATCCAGAGGTGGACATACTCGGAGGCTATATCGAAGAGTTTGTAGAAAATCCGACTAACTCTAAACAAATACGGTCGGTTCCTACTGATCCGAAAACTCTGGAATCTAATGCCAAATTTCGTTGCCCAGTCAATCACCCCAGTGTCATGTTTCGTCGAAATTCGGTACTCGAGGCAGGGAACTACCGTCCACTGGCCGGACTGGAGGACTACGAACTTTGGATCCGGATGCTAAATCAAGGATATCTTATTTCAAATTTGTCGAAAGTACTGGTGAAGTGTCGAGCTGGCAAGGCACTGTACGAACGTCGAGGTGGAGTTGAATATGCGATACACGAACTCCAAATACAAAAAGAGTTTTTAACACGAGGAATAGTTCCCCTACCAGTATTCCTTATAAACATCGCCATTCGTGTTCCGATACGGCTTTTGCCAAACCGTTTACGTGCTATTATATACGAGATTTTTCTTCGAGACGATATATGA
- a CDS encoding MarR family transcriptional regulator — MRYSGDWMSLVDDRILEYICENDSGSPKKMKDEGRIRYSRQHIARRCRKLAEKGLLTHLGNGVYIITDEGEAYLKGELDTETWTRVEQNGNSSATGNASNST, encoded by the coding sequence ATGCGCTACTCAGGAGACTGGATGTCACTCGTGGATGATCGGATTTTAGAATACATCTGCGAGAACGATTCGGGGTCTCCGAAGAAGATGAAAGACGAGGGTAGGATTCGTTACTCCCGGCAGCACATTGCCCGTAGGTGCCGAAAACTTGCAGAAAAGGGATTACTCACACATCTCGGAAATGGCGTATACATAATTACAGACGAAGGGGAAGCTTACCTCAAAGGCGAACTCGATACAGAAACGTGGACTCGTGTCGAGCAGAACGGGAATAGTTCAGCAACTGGGAATGCGTCTAATTCAACGTAG
- a CDS encoding tyrosine-type recombinase/integrase, whose product MSRDLSPREARDRFLSRRRQENTEKTVRSYENRLTRFVEWTEDQQIDSMSELSGWDIDEYRSAREASGVAPATLRGQLMALKQLLDYCASIDVVDHRVPEKVNIPTLSKSEESNDTKLEVDDADALLTFYRSSGEMFGRPEHAFLEVAWHTGARMSGIRALDMGDFDPDRQTLEFRHRPPTRLKNKEEGERVVGISKPVVKALRTYVARERFEKRDEEGREPLFSGRQGRPSDTTFRAWSYLGTQPCRVVQCPHGNRRATCDYTRRNHASKCPSSRSPHAIRTGSITWQLLQGLSIDVVAARVNATPKTIRRHYYRAAERDEFEELRAEHTLKLDIENYD is encoded by the coding sequence ATGAGTCGCGACCTTTCGCCACGAGAGGCCCGCGACCGGTTCCTTTCCCGCCGACGTCAAGAGAACACGGAGAAGACAGTTCGCAGCTACGAAAACCGGCTCACCCGGTTCGTAGAGTGGACCGAAGACCAACAAATCGACTCCATGAGCGAACTGTCGGGCTGGGATATCGACGAGTATCGATCCGCTCGAGAAGCGTCGGGGGTCGCACCGGCTACCCTACGCGGTCAGCTCATGGCGCTGAAGCAGCTGCTCGACTACTGCGCGTCGATCGACGTCGTTGACCACCGAGTTCCAGAGAAGGTGAATATTCCGACGCTGAGCAAGTCAGAAGAGTCGAATGACACGAAGCTCGAGGTAGACGACGCAGACGCGCTCTTGACGTTTTACCGGTCTTCGGGCGAGATGTTCGGCCGACCGGAACACGCCTTCCTCGAGGTCGCCTGGCACACGGGCGCACGAATGAGCGGCATCCGAGCGCTCGATATGGGTGACTTCGATCCAGACCGGCAGACGCTCGAGTTCCGCCACCGACCGCCGACCCGCCTGAAGAACAAGGAAGAGGGAGAGCGAGTCGTTGGTATATCGAAGCCGGTCGTGAAGGCACTGCGGACCTACGTCGCGCGTGAGCGGTTCGAAAAGCGCGACGAAGAGGGCCGCGAACCGTTGTTCTCCGGACGTCAGGGTCGCCCGTCGGACACCACGTTTCGAGCGTGGTCGTACCTCGGGACGCAGCCGTGTCGGGTCGTTCAGTGCCCGCACGGAAACCGACGAGCGACGTGTGATTACACCCGACGGAACCACGCGAGTAAGTGCCCGTCGTCACGCAGTCCGCACGCGATTCGGACCGGATCGATCACCTGGCAGTTACTCCAGGGTCTGTCGATCGATGTGGTCGCGGCCAGGGTCAACGCGACGCCGAAGACGATCCGGCGGCACTACTACCGGGCCGCTGAGCGAGACGAGTTCGAGGAACTGCGAGCTGAGCACACTCTGAAACTTGACATTGAGAACTATGATTAG
- a CDS encoding lycopene cyclase domain-containing protein: protein MGADSPDRLPDIGVLGRYTYLATELFWGAIAFALLNRAGALRKAAVTILALYPIAYAWDRYTLAVGVFDIRLRTGIDVAGIPLEEHLFMAVVPGLVLGVHETIFGDESTGDSPAD, encoded by the coding sequence ATGGGAGCTGACAGCCCCGACCGACTACCCGACATCGGCGTACTCGGTCGGTACACCTACCTCGCGACCGAACTGTTCTGGGGAGCCATCGCGTTCGCCCTGCTCAACCGTGCGGGTGCGCTCCGGAAAGCCGCCGTGACGATCCTCGCGCTGTACCCCATCGCCTACGCCTGGGACCGCTATACGCTGGCGGTCGGCGTCTTCGATATCCGACTCCGGACCGGCATCGACGTCGCCGGCATCCCCCTCGAGGAACACCTCTTCATGGCCGTCGTCCCGGGGCTCGTCCTCGGAGTCCACGAGACGATCTTCGGCGACGAGTCGACAGGCGACTCTCCCGCGGACTGA
- a CDS encoding DUF7553 family protein has product MNNHFHDSLYYLKRAGQHAKLGVEAHLSPIPERVRRAVGSEPAPEPTRLESVRERVTEFRVNAGNRSRATSNAARTRASTERTDEPTTERTDEPTTERTDEPTTER; this is encoded by the coding sequence ATGAACAACCACTTCCACGACAGCTTGTACTACCTGAAACGCGCGGGCCAGCACGCGAAACTCGGCGTCGAAGCACACCTCAGCCCGATTCCCGAGCGCGTTCGCAGGGCTGTCGGAAGCGAACCAGCACCCGAACCGACCCGTCTCGAGTCGGTCAGAGAGCGGGTGACCGAGTTCAGAGTGAACGCCGGAAACCGATCACGAGCGACGAGCAACGCCGCACGGACTCGAGCGTCGACCGAGCGGACGGACGAGCCGACGACCGAGCGGACGGACGAGCCGACGACCGAGCGGACGGACGAGCCGACGACCGAGCGGTGA
- a CDS encoding PadR family transcriptional regulator yields the protein MRDAHLYTCDTPECNGLKEVITPDGYVCHDCADELVTEYEAEPELIADGGTSWAELTGFKRDVLEAIAQLERDGEETYGLAIKNHLEQGYSKVLNGRLYQNLDALEADGLLERDELDGRTNSYTLTPEAKAMLEESIRRRADACGLQVAATDGGEVT from the coding sequence ATGAGAGACGCCCACCTCTACACCTGCGACACACCGGAGTGCAACGGGCTAAAGGAAGTCATCACTCCCGACGGGTACGTCTGTCACGACTGTGCAGACGAGCTGGTGACCGAGTACGAAGCGGAACCCGAACTCATCGCCGACGGCGGGACCTCGTGGGCCGAACTCACTGGCTTCAAGCGCGACGTCTTGGAGGCCATCGCTCAGCTCGAACGTGATGGTGAAGAGACCTACGGGCTCGCGATCAAGAACCATCTCGAGCAAGGGTACAGCAAAGTGCTCAACGGCCGACTGTACCAGAACCTCGACGCCCTGGAAGCCGATGGCTTGCTCGAGCGCGACGAACTCGACGGTCGGACGAACAGCTACACACTGACGCCAGAAGCGAAAGCGATGCTCGAGGAGAGTATCCGTCGACGCGCAGATGCGTGCGGGCTTCAGGTGGCCGCGACCGACGGAGGTGAGGTTACGTGA
- a CDS encoding cob(I)yrinic acid a,c-diamide adenosyltransferase encodes MSIYTGRGDEGKTDLRDMTRVSKASARIEAYGTVDELNALIGTVRPTGHDDIDERLRTVQNHLHVVLADFANPDPEEDDPVVRAEHVDTIEAWIDEYDEELEPLTSFILPTGSEYGARLHHARTVCRRSERRAVSLATEEPINEQAIQYLNRLSDGLFTLARVVNKREGEPEEQPEY; translated from the coding sequence ATGTCGATCTACACTGGCCGCGGTGACGAGGGGAAAACCGACCTCCGTGACATGACCCGTGTGTCGAAAGCGAGCGCTCGTATCGAGGCCTACGGCACCGTCGACGAACTCAACGCGTTGATCGGGACCGTCCGACCGACAGGGCACGACGATATCGACGAGCGGTTGCGAACGGTCCAGAATCACCTCCACGTCGTGCTGGCCGACTTCGCAAACCCCGATCCCGAAGAGGACGATCCGGTCGTCCGCGCCGAACACGTCGACACCATCGAAGCGTGGATCGACGAGTACGACGAGGAACTCGAGCCGCTGACCTCGTTCATCCTCCCGACGGGCAGCGAGTACGGAGCTCGACTGCACCATGCACGAACGGTCTGTCGTCGATCCGAGCGCCGGGCCGTTTCACTCGCCACCGAGGAGCCGATCAACGAACAGGCAATTCAGTATCTCAACCGGCTCTCTGACGGCCTGTTCACCCTCGCCCGCGTCGTGAACAAACGCGAGGGCGAACCAGAAGAACAGCCGGAGTACTAA
- a CDS encoding CBS domain-containing protein, whose product MNIAEIATPEYIEVDVGTRMGKVRSTFENGNPKGIIVTNDGEYEGVLSEREVLQSHVEDDAKVAALTKPSRNSPAPKIDREEDVRETARMLIESNAKVAPVFEHGDLWGVITDDRILEAVLENLDTLSVEDIYTDDPVTVNEDNGIGHAINYLREHGISRLPVLNENGYLSGVVTTHDIADFVIRQDHTTTTGDRVGDNDRMLDVPIYDIMNSPVETITLDATAKEAVETMLELDYGGLLITPEDDGRNIVGVITKTDVLRALTYTEEEHMDVQITNISLLETLTRASIVESIQEVSDKYAEMQVFHAHVRFKEHKEKLRGTPLVHCQVRLRTNKGQVAGTGEGYGAENAFRVALEKLERNVLEVKGITSDEEYRGQLLRKLNEL is encoded by the coding sequence ATGAATATCGCCGAGATCGCCACCCCGGAGTACATCGAAGTCGACGTTGGAACGCGTATGGGGAAGGTCCGTTCTACCTTCGAGAACGGCAACCCCAAGGGAATTATCGTCACCAACGACGGGGAGTACGAGGGAGTCCTCAGCGAGCGAGAGGTTCTCCAGTCTCACGTCGAAGACGACGCAAAGGTGGCGGCACTGACGAAGCCCAGTCGGAACTCGCCTGCCCCCAAGATCGATCGGGAAGAGGACGTCAGGGAGACTGCCCGGATGCTGATCGAGAGCAACGCGAAGGTCGCTCCCGTCTTCGAACACGGCGACCTCTGGGGCGTCATCACCGACGACCGAATCCTCGAGGCCGTCCTCGAGAACCTCGATACGCTCTCCGTCGAGGACATCTACACGGACGATCCGGTGACGGTAAACGAAGACAACGGAATCGGACACGCGATCAACTACCTTCGCGAACACGGCATCTCCCGCTTGCCGGTGTTAAACGAGAACGGCTACCTCTCCGGCGTCGTCACGACCCACGACATCGCCGACTTCGTTATCCGTCAGGATCACACGACGACGACCGGCGACCGCGTCGGTGACAACGATCGCATGCTCGACGTCCCTATTTACGATATTATGAACAGTCCCGTCGAGACGATCACGCTCGATGCCACCGCCAAAGAAGCCGTCGAGACCATGCTCGAGTTAGATTACGGTGGACTGCTGATTACGCCGGAAGACGACGGCCGCAACATCGTCGGCGTCATCACCAAGACGGACGTCTTGCGTGCGCTCACCTACACTGAAGAAGAACACATGGACGTCCAGATCACCAACATCTCCCTGCTCGAGACGCTGACCCGAGCGTCCATCGTCGAGAGTATCCAGGAGGTCTCGGATAAATACGCCGAGATGCAGGTGTTCCACGCCCACGTGCGGTTCAAAGAGCACAAGGAAAAACTCCGTGGCACGCCGCTGGTCCACTGTCAGGTCCGCCTGCGAACGAACAAGGGCCAGGTCGCCGGCACTGGCGAGGGCTACGGCGCCGAAAACGCCTTCCGCGTCGCCCTCGAGAAACTCGAGCGCAACGTCCTAGAGGTCAAAGGCATCACGAGCGACGAGGAGTACCGCGGCCAGCTCCTCCGGAAGCTCAACGAGCTGTAA
- a CDS encoding MFS transporter, which yields MSRTRLFASLCGLVFLLNLARIIFAPLLDVIIAEFSIGEATAGLLVTLAWVGSASPRLPTGWLLTKVPRHYVVIGSGSILAVASGFAATATSVRHLMIGAFLMGIASGVYFVSANPFLSELFPERVGRIMGIHGAASQIAAVIAAPLVALTLLVDWRLSLWAIAIGAAVVTGYTVLAARATQLPRAGTEDRDFVAGALSEWRIIVTALAIVGAASFVWQGVFNFYELYMQSKGLSSQASGLMLTVVFAAGIPAFYFGGDLADRLPHVPYLLGVVGVFSLCLLVLTTVDGLVGLLVLSAAVGFVIHALFPATDTYLLDTLPDSTRGSAYAVFSSMWMLTQALGSFVLGLFVEAGYSYDLLFRIAAVFLGTTVLALVVLERTGRLAR from the coding sequence GTGAGCCGTACCCGATTGTTTGCCTCCCTCTGTGGACTCGTCTTTCTTCTCAACCTCGCGAGGATCATCTTTGCGCCACTTTTAGACGTGATCATCGCCGAGTTTTCGATCGGTGAGGCGACGGCCGGGTTGCTCGTCACGCTCGCGTGGGTTGGCAGTGCATCACCTCGATTGCCAACTGGATGGCTGCTCACGAAGGTACCAAGACACTACGTGGTGATCGGGTCGGGGTCGATCCTCGCGGTCGCCTCCGGGTTCGCCGCGACCGCGACGTCGGTCCGCCATCTCATGATCGGTGCCTTCCTGATGGGGATCGCCTCAGGCGTCTACTTCGTCTCGGCGAACCCCTTCTTGAGCGAGTTGTTTCCCGAGCGGGTTGGCCGCATCATGGGGATTCACGGGGCTGCCAGCCAGATCGCTGCGGTGATCGCCGCGCCGCTCGTTGCGCTTACCCTCCTCGTCGACTGGCGACTCTCGCTATGGGCAATCGCCATCGGAGCGGCTGTCGTTACGGGATACACCGTCCTCGCTGCGAGGGCGACCCAGTTGCCACGGGCGGGGACAGAGGATCGAGACTTCGTCGCCGGTGCGCTGTCAGAGTGGCGGATTATCGTCACCGCACTGGCGATCGTCGGCGCCGCGTCGTTCGTCTGGCAGGGCGTGTTCAACTTCTACGAACTGTACATGCAGTCCAAAGGCCTCTCCTCACAGGCGTCAGGGCTGATGCTTACCGTCGTCTTCGCCGCCGGCATCCCCGCGTTCTACTTCGGCGGCGATCTGGCCGATAGACTGCCACACGTCCCGTACTTGCTCGGCGTCGTCGGCGTCTTCTCGCTTTGCCTGCTCGTGCTGACGACCGTCGACGGGCTGGTCGGCTTGCTCGTCCTCTCGGCCGCCGTCGGCTTCGTCATCCACGCCCTGTTTCCGGCCACGGATACCTATCTCCTCGATACACTGCCGGATTCGACGCGCGGCAGTGCCTATGCCGTCTTCAGTTCCATGTGGATGCTCACGCAGGCCCTCGGGTCGTTCGTACTCGGTCTGTTCGTCGAGGCCGGTTACTCCTACGACCTCCTGTTTCGGATCGCCGCCGTATTCCTCGGTACTACCGTGCTCGCTCTCGTGGTTCTCGAGCGAACCGGACGATTGGCACGCTGA
- a CDS encoding CAP domain-containing protein: MDRDRRPDDRPGHRGANRREPAVLRSLFRLLVFALVVAALVVATVTLAPIVLEDLDSFEDVEIVDRPAPSADPPPAGERDPEVTDPADPGVSSQETDVEPVTSDAVEDFVHAEVNDRRADHDLEALEWDGLVASVARAHSYDMADREYFAHTNPDGEDPLDRFSAVDDYCRGYGENIALTWLDSPVDSPGGDETTTYQTAEALAEGLVDQWMNSTEHREAILEEHGGPDWDRGGVGVYLADDGGVYATHNFCTEW; this comes from the coding sequence ATGGATCGGGACCGTCGGCCGGACGATCGACCCGGCCACCGCGGCGCCAACCGCCGAGAGCCCGCAGTCCTCAGGTCCCTATTCCGGTTGCTTGTCTTCGCCCTGGTCGTCGCCGCGCTGGTCGTCGCCACCGTCACGCTCGCACCGATCGTCCTCGAGGACCTCGACTCGTTCGAAGACGTCGAGATCGTCGATCGCCCTGCACCAAGTGCCGACCCACCGCCTGCTGGAGAGCGAGACCCCGAGGTTACCGACCCGGCAGATCCCGGCGTCTCGAGCCAAGAGACTGACGTCGAGCCCGTCACCTCCGACGCCGTCGAGGACTTCGTCCACGCCGAGGTCAACGACCGACGCGCCGACCACGACCTCGAGGCGCTCGAGTGGGACGGTCTCGTCGCCTCCGTTGCTCGGGCTCACAGTTACGACATGGCCGACCGCGAGTACTTCGCGCACACGAATCCCGACGGCGAGGATCCGCTCGACCGATTCAGTGCAGTCGACGACTACTGTCGGGGCTACGGCGAGAACATTGCGCTGACCTGGCTCGACAGCCCCGTCGACAGCCCGGGCGGCGACGAGACCACCACCTACCAGACCGCTGAAGCCCTCGCCGAGGGGCTCGTCGACCAGTGGATGAACTCCACCGAACACCGCGAGGCGATCCTCGAGGAACACGGTGGGCCAGACTGGGATCGAGGAGGTGTTGGCGTCTACCTCGCCGACGACGGAGGGGTGTATGCCACTCACAACTTCTGTACCGAGTGGTGA
- a CDS encoding phosphatase PAP2 family protein: MNRDIGVTELFRTHLPEWTVPVFELVSMLGDELVVVVVLLVLAGVDAYRSFERGSGQVLSDRTAFVIAVVLGGLALTLVLKTAFGFSRPPEPLQAVPRESSGFPSGHTMAAAILWTALALWSARFTRRSRLLAAAGGIALVAVSRLALGVHYLVDVVASVLFGVGMLLLAARLTRGDPEAAFAGAAVLGTLALIVTGATTDGWLAFVGCVGAAGGWWILNRPRVRALWLSTTQ; the protein is encoded by the coding sequence ATGAACCGAGACATCGGCGTCACCGAACTGTTCCGTACGCACCTCCCGGAGTGGACGGTTCCCGTGTTCGAACTCGTGTCGATGCTGGGCGACGAGTTGGTCGTCGTCGTCGTCTTGCTCGTGCTCGCAGGCGTAGACGCCTACCGGTCGTTCGAGCGTGGCTCAGGGCAGGTGCTCTCGGATCGAACCGCGTTCGTTATCGCGGTGGTCTTGGGTGGCCTTGCACTCACGCTCGTGTTGAAGACCGCGTTCGGGTTCTCTCGCCCTCCGGAACCCCTCCAGGCGGTCCCTCGAGAGAGCAGCGGCTTCCCGAGCGGGCACACGATGGCGGCAGCCATCCTCTGGACGGCACTCGCACTCTGGAGTGCTCGGTTTACGCGTCGTAGCCGGCTCCTGGCGGCGGCCGGCGGTATCGCACTCGTCGCCGTTTCTCGACTCGCACTCGGGGTCCACTACCTCGTCGACGTCGTCGCATCCGTTCTTTTCGGCGTCGGCATGCTCCTCCTCGCTGCGCGGCTCACACGTGGTGATCCAGAAGCGGCGTTCGCAGGCGCAGCGGTGCTCGGAACGCTAGCACTCATCGTGACCGGGGCCACGACGGATGGCTGGCTCGCCTTCGTCGGCTGCGTCGGCGCTGCAGGGGGCTGGTGGATACTCAATAGACCACGTGTGCGGGCGCTATGGCTGTCGACGACGCAGTAG
- a CDS encoding YihY/virulence factor BrkB family protein: protein MDVTDTLAAVYRTATDRDITFLAAGFAYFAFVSLIPLVLLALVVGSIVGGEEGAQQLILLAGDFLPEAGEDLVVVALTTEAGRAEATVVALAVATWGALKVVRGLSLAFDKVYDEVAEDSLVDELRDGITVVVAGAGALALMFVIGAVLRLLAGAVPFAGVLSWSALLFGLILVFLPIYYVLPPVSVTVREIVPGVAFTAVGWALLQAGFQLYAANAGQYEAYGAVGAVLLFVTWLYFAGIIILLGAVFNVVLSEPPLAE from the coding sequence ATGGACGTTACGGACACGCTCGCTGCGGTCTACCGGACGGCGACGGATCGCGATATCACGTTTCTCGCGGCCGGGTTCGCCTACTTCGCGTTCGTCTCGTTGATTCCGCTCGTCTTGCTCGCGCTCGTCGTCGGCTCGATCGTTGGCGGGGAAGAAGGCGCCCAGCAGTTGATCCTGCTGGCCGGTGACTTCCTGCCGGAGGCGGGTGAGGACCTCGTCGTCGTGGCGTTGACCACCGAGGCAGGCCGGGCAGAGGCAACCGTCGTCGCCCTCGCCGTCGCCACCTGGGGTGCATTGAAAGTGGTTCGGGGACTCAGTCTCGCGTTCGACAAGGTCTACGACGAGGTCGCCGAAGACTCGCTCGTCGACGAACTTCGCGACGGGATCACGGTCGTCGTCGCGGGAGCGGGCGCGCTCGCGTTGATGTTCGTCATCGGTGCCGTCCTGAGACTACTCGCCGGTGCTGTTCCCTTCGCAGGTGTGCTGAGTTGGAGTGCCCTGTTGTTCGGACTCATCCTTGTCTTCTTGCCCATCTACTACGTTTTGCCCCCAGTTTCGGTCACCGTACGCGAGATCGTCCCCGGCGTCGCGTTTACTGCCGTTGGTTGGGCACTTCTTCAAGCCGGTTTCCAACTCTACGCCGCCAACGCCGGACAGTACGAAGCCTACGGTGCCGTCGGCGCTGTCTTGCTGTTCGTTACCTGGCTGTACTTCGCCGGTATCATCATCCTCCTCGGGGCCGTCTTCAACGTCGTGCTCTCCGAACCGCCGCTCGCTGAGTAG
- the aglF gene encoding UTP--glucose-1-phosphate uridylyltransferase AglF produces MQAVILAAGKGTRLRPLTDDKPKALVEVDGRPLLEDVFDNLLEVGADELIVVVGHLKEQIIDRYGDTYEGVPITYAHQREQLGLAHAILQVEPHVDDDFVLMLGDNVFRGNLGDVVNRQREDRADAAFLVEEVPWEEASRYGVLDTNEYGEIVEVMEKPEDPPSNLVMTGFYTFTPAIFHACHLVQQSDRGEYELPDAIDLLIQSGRTIDAIRMEGWRVDVGYPEDRDRVEEKLRDELGRDVVSVTLTEPSSEAETD; encoded by the coding sequence ATGCAAGCCGTTATTCTGGCGGCGGGGAAGGGAACCCGGCTCCGCCCGCTGACCGACGACAAACCGAAAGCACTCGTGGAGGTCGACGGCCGCCCTCTCCTCGAGGACGTCTTCGACAATCTCCTCGAGGTCGGCGCGGACGAACTGATCGTCGTCGTCGGCCACCTGAAAGAGCAGATCATCGATCGGTACGGCGACACCTACGAGGGCGTGCCGATCACCTACGCCCACCAGCGCGAACAGCTGGGGCTGGCCCACGCCATCCTCCAGGTCGAACCGCACGTCGACGACGATTTCGTGCTCATGCTCGGCGACAACGTCTTCCGCGGAAACCTCGGCGATGTCGTCAACCGGCAGCGGGAAGACCGCGCCGATGCCGCCTTTCTCGTCGAGGAAGTCCCCTGGGAGGAGGCCTCCCGCTACGGCGTCCTCGACACCAACGAGTACGGTGAGATCGTCGAAGTGATGGAAAAGCCCGAAGACCCGCCGTCGAATCTCGTCATGACCGGCTTCTACACGTTCACACCGGCGATCTTCCACGCTTGCCACCTCGTCCAGCAAAGCGACCGCGGCGAGTACGAACTCCCCGACGCGATCGACCTGCTCATCCAGTCCGGGCGCACCATCGACGCCATCCGCATGGAGGGCTGGCGCGTCGACGTCGGCTACCCCGAGGACCGCGATCGTGTGGAAGAAAAATTACGAGACGAATTGGGGCGCGATGTTGTGTCTGTAACGTTAACTGAACCGTCGTCAGAAGCTGAAACAGATTAA